In the genome of Carassius carassius chromosome 47, fCarCar2.1, whole genome shotgun sequence, one region contains:
- the LOC132130365 gene encoding sialidase-3-like isoform X2 — MDDKISSIDQTDNNTTIFKQEQPQSCWCCWPSWCCWPSWCCSKRQVTYRIPALLYISENKTYLAFAEKRKTPNDTDADKLVMRRGLWEEDKKNIKWDSGHQLLSSACLPNHRSMNPCPVYERESKTLFIFFICVPYGVSETIQIKAKKNQARLCYVTSPDNGNIWSDITELKDVISENEKNWATFAVGPGHGIQMKDGRLIIPAYVYHFAQPNAPESHAVTFFSDDKGHTWHVGKHMEAESNECQMAEITDDSNSLLYCNARSTSGYRVEALSTSKGEDFEKPLTVQKLKETGEGCQGSVLYIPSSKLLLYSHPTDEHKRNNLGIYVNKSPPDPDQWTPINPNIYNGPSGYSDLAECENRGYIACLMECGEKKETEKIDFKFFKYQ, encoded by the exons ATGGATGACAAAATATCATCAATAGATCAAACAGACAATAATACAACAATATTCAAACAGGAACAGCCTCAAAGTTG TTGGTGTTGTTGGCCAAGTTGGTGTTGTTGGCCAAGTTGGTGTTGTAGCAAGCGACAGGTGACATACAGAATTCCAGCTCTTCTCTATATCAGTGAAAATAAAACCTACCTTGCCTTTGCTGAAAAACGGAAAACACCAAATGACACAGATGCAGACAAGCTTGTGATGAGAAGAGGATTGTGGGAGGAAGACAAGAAAAACATAAAG TGGGATAGTGGGCATCAGTTGCTCTCTTCAGCTTGTCTACCAAACCACCGCAGCATGAATCCATGTCCAGTCTATGAGAGAGAATCTAAGACactctttatttttttcatttgtgttcCTTATGGGGTCTCTGAAACTattcaaataaaagcaaaaaagaacCAGGCACGGCTTTGTTACGTAACCAGTCCGGACAACGGCAATATCTGGAGTGATATTACAGAACTGAAAGATGTGATCAGTGAAAATGAGAAAAACTGGGCCACCTTTGCTGTTGGACCAGGACATGGTATTCAAATGAAGGACGGAAGACTGATTATCCCAGCATATGTGTATCACTTTGCTCAGCCCAATGCGCCCGAATCACATGCAGTCACATTTTTCAGTGATGATAAAGGACATACTTGGCATGTAGGAAAACATATGGAAGCTGAATCTAATGAATGTCAGATGGCTGAGATCACAGATGACAGTAATAGTTTACTGTACTGCAATGCTCGAAGTACATCTGGCTACAGAGTCGAAGCTCTAAGCACCAGTAAAGGAGAAGATTTTGAAAAACCTTTAACTGTTCAAAAGCTGAAAGAGACCGGTGAGGGTTGCCAAGGTAGTGTGCTATATATACCTTCATCTAAATTGCTGCTCTATTCTCATCCAACCGATGAACATAAGAGAAACAATCTCGGAATCTATGTGAATAAATCACCGCCAGATCCAGATCAATGGACCCCAATAAACCCCAATATCTATAATGGTCCAAGTGGATACTCGGATCTGGCCGAGTGTGAGAATAGAGGGTACATTGCTTGTCTCATGGAATGTGGAGAGaaaaaagaaactgaaaagataGACTTCAAGTTCTTCAAATATCAATGA
- the LOC132130365 gene encoding sialidase-3-like isoform X3, with the protein MDDKISSIDQTDNNTTIFKQEQPQSCWCCWPSWCCSKRQVTYRIPALLYISENKTYLAFAEKRKTPNDTDADKLVMRRGLWEEDKKNIKWDSGHQLLSSACLPNHRSMNPCPVYERESKTLFIFFICVPYGVSETIQIKAKKNQARLCYVTSPDNGNIWSDITELKDVISENEKNWATFAVGPGHGIQMKDGRLIIPAYVYHFAQPNAPESHAVTFFSDDKGHTWHVGKHMEAESNECQMAEITDDSNSLLYCNARSTSGYRVEALSTSKGEDFEKPLTVQKLKETGEGCQGSVLYIPSSKLLLYSHPTDEHKRNNLGIYVNKSPPDPDQWTPINPNIYNGPSGYSDLAECENRGYIACLMECGEKKETEKIDFKFFKYQ; encoded by the exons ATGGATGACAAAATATCATCAATAGATCAAACAGACAATAATACAACAATATTCAAACAGGAACAGCCTCAAAGTTG TTGGTGTTGTTGGCCAAGTTGGTGTTGTAGCAAGCGACAGGTGACATACAGAATTCCAGCTCTTCTCTATATCAGTGAAAATAAAACCTACCTTGCCTTTGCTGAAAAACGGAAAACACCAAATGACACAGATGCAGACAAGCTTGTGATGAGAAGAGGATTGTGGGAGGAAGACAAGAAAAACATAAAG TGGGATAGTGGGCATCAGTTGCTCTCTTCAGCTTGTCTACCAAACCACCGCAGCATGAATCCATGTCCAGTCTATGAGAGAGAATCTAAGACactctttatttttttcatttgtgttcCTTATGGGGTCTCTGAAACTattcaaataaaagcaaaaaagaacCAGGCACGGCTTTGTTACGTAACCAGTCCGGACAACGGCAATATCTGGAGTGATATTACAGAACTGAAAGATGTGATCAGTGAAAATGAGAAAAACTGGGCCACCTTTGCTGTTGGACCAGGACATGGTATTCAAATGAAGGACGGAAGACTGATTATCCCAGCATATGTGTATCACTTTGCTCAGCCCAATGCGCCCGAATCACATGCAGTCACATTTTTCAGTGATGATAAAGGACATACTTGGCATGTAGGAAAACATATGGAAGCTGAATCTAATGAATGTCAGATGGCTGAGATCACAGATGACAGTAATAGTTTACTGTACTGCAATGCTCGAAGTACATCTGGCTACAGAGTCGAAGCTCTAAGCACCAGTAAAGGAGAAGATTTTGAAAAACCTTTAACTGTTCAAAAGCTGAAAGAGACCGGTGAGGGTTGCCAAGGTAGTGTGCTATATATACCTTCATCTAAATTGCTGCTCTATTCTCATCCAACCGATGAACATAAGAGAAACAATCTCGGAATCTATGTGAATAAATCACCGCCAGATCCAGATCAATGGACCCCAATAAACCCCAATATCTATAATGGTCCAAGTGGATACTCGGATCTGGCCGAGTGTGAGAATAGAGGGTACATTGCTTGTCTCATGGAATGTGGAGAGaaaaaagaaactgaaaagataGACTTCAAGTTCTTCAAATATCAATGA
- the LOC132130365 gene encoding sialidase-3-like isoform X1, producing the protein MDDKISSIDQTDNNTTIFKQEQPQSWCCWASWCCWASWCCWPSWCCWPSWCCSKRQVTYRIPALLYISENKTYLAFAEKRKTPNDTDADKLVMRRGLWEEDKKNIKWDSGHQLLSSACLPNHRSMNPCPVYERESKTLFIFFICVPYGVSETIQIKAKKNQARLCYVTSPDNGNIWSDITELKDVISENEKNWATFAVGPGHGIQMKDGRLIIPAYVYHFAQPNAPESHAVTFFSDDKGHTWHVGKHMEAESNECQMAEITDDSNSLLYCNARSTSGYRVEALSTSKGEDFEKPLTVQKLKETGEGCQGSVLYIPSSKLLLYSHPTDEHKRNNLGIYVNKSPPDPDQWTPINPNIYNGPSGYSDLAECENRGYIACLMECGEKKETEKIDFKFFKYQ; encoded by the exons ATGGATGACAAAATATCATCAATAGATCAAACAGACAATAATACAACAATATTCAAACAGGAACAGCCTCAAAGTTGGTGTTGTTGGGCAAGTTGGTGTTGTTGGGCAAGTTGGTGTTGTTGGCCAAGTTGGTGTTGTTGGCCAAGTTGGTGTTGTAGCAAGCGACAGGTGACATACAGAATTCCAGCTCTTCTCTATATCAGTGAAAATAAAACCTACCTTGCCTTTGCTGAAAAACGGAAAACACCAAATGACACAGATGCAGACAAGCTTGTGATGAGAAGAGGATTGTGGGAGGAAGACAAGAAAAACATAAAG TGGGATAGTGGGCATCAGTTGCTCTCTTCAGCTTGTCTACCAAACCACCGCAGCATGAATCCATGTCCAGTCTATGAGAGAGAATCTAAGACactctttatttttttcatttgtgttcCTTATGGGGTCTCTGAAACTattcaaataaaagcaaaaaagaacCAGGCACGGCTTTGTTACGTAACCAGTCCGGACAACGGCAATATCTGGAGTGATATTACAGAACTGAAAGATGTGATCAGTGAAAATGAGAAAAACTGGGCCACCTTTGCTGTTGGACCAGGACATGGTATTCAAATGAAGGACGGAAGACTGATTATCCCAGCATATGTGTATCACTTTGCTCAGCCCAATGCGCCCGAATCACATGCAGTCACATTTTTCAGTGATGATAAAGGACATACTTGGCATGTAGGAAAACATATGGAAGCTGAATCTAATGAATGTCAGATGGCTGAGATCACAGATGACAGTAATAGTTTACTGTACTGCAATGCTCGAAGTACATCTGGCTACAGAGTCGAAGCTCTAAGCACCAGTAAAGGAGAAGATTTTGAAAAACCTTTAACTGTTCAAAAGCTGAAAGAGACCGGTGAGGGTTGCCAAGGTAGTGTGCTATATATACCTTCATCTAAATTGCTGCTCTATTCTCATCCAACCGATGAACATAAGAGAAACAATCTCGGAATCTATGTGAATAAATCACCGCCAGATCCAGATCAATGGACCCCAATAAACCCCAATATCTATAATGGTCCAAGTGGATACTCGGATCTGGCCGAGTGTGAGAATAGAGGGTACATTGCTTGTCTCATGGAATGTGGAGAGaaaaaagaaactgaaaagataGACTTCAAGTTCTTCAAATATCAATGA